One genomic window of Podarcis muralis chromosome 9, rPodMur119.hap1.1, whole genome shotgun sequence includes the following:
- the COMMD8 gene encoding COMM domain-containing protein 8, protein MTRRRKRLYSGALIGRSLASARSRGPAAFATFSWGSGSRPPRVRSLDGWGRKMKLTEKLPVEERLKFFHKVIDGICGRAYPRYQDYNTIWNLTEWMEVLEQTSAFFKSTVAKDRSDEEALQPLDELSSDSQKAVVTCLKGRKHDIRHALIERTNGICSARLLDFDWQLKLALSSDKLSMLQMPLLNLDLDLTENGNLKPYSIEMNKEELQNLISSLEAANKVVLQLK, encoded by the exons atgacgcGGAGGCGGAAGCGGCTTTATTCGGGCGCTCTGATAGGGCGAAGCCTGGCCAGCGCGCGGTCACGTGGCCCCGCCGCGTTCGCAACTTTCTCCTGGGGAAGCGGGTCGAGACCGCCGCGCGTGCGCAGCTTGGATGGGTGGGGCAGAAAGATGAAGCTGACGGAAAAGTTGCCGGTCGAGGAAAGGCTGAAG TTTTTTCACAAAGTAATTGATGGGATTTGTGGCCGCGCATACCCTCGATATCAAGACTATAACACTATTTGGAATTTGACAGAATGGATGGAGGTTCTAGAACAAACCTCGGCATTTTTCAAAAGTACCGTTGCCAAAGATCGCTCAGATGAAGAG gcACTTCAGCCATTGGACGAGCTGAGTTCTGACTCTCAAAAAGCTGTGGTGACTTGCTTGAAAGGCAGAAAACATGACATCAGGCATGCCCTGATTGAAAGAACAAATGGCATCTGTTCGGCACGTCTCCTGGATTTTGACTGGCAGCTGAAG CTTGCCCTCTCTAGTGATAAACTATCCATGCTGCAAATGCCGCTTCTAAACCTTGATCTGGATTTGACAGAGAATGGTAACCTCAAGCCGTACTCCATAGAAATGAATAAGGAAGAGCTACAGAACTTAATAAGTTCACTGGAAGCAGCCAATAAG GTTGTTCTGCAGCTGAAATGA